One segment of Vibrio orientalis CIP 102891 = ATCC 33934 DNA contains the following:
- a CDS encoding riboflavin synthase has product MFTGIVEAVGTLTAITQKGEDISVTVEVGKLDMSDVKLGDSIATNGVCLTVVDFSSTSYTADLSIETLQKTGFTDYQAGDKVNLEKAMLPTTRFGGHIVSGHVDGVGEIVERNMVGRAIEFWVSMPEEIAKYVAEKGSITVDGISLTVNDLRKNAFKLTIVPHTGEETTIADFHVGRKVNLEVDVLARYMERLLTSQREQQSESRITMDFLQQNGFA; this is encoded by the coding sequence CCCTAACTGCAATCACGCAAAAAGGCGAAGATATTAGTGTCACAGTGGAAGTCGGCAAACTGGATATGTCCGACGTTAAACTGGGTGACAGCATTGCGACCAACGGAGTTTGCTTAACGGTAGTGGACTTCAGTTCAACCAGCTATACAGCGGATTTATCTATCGAAACGCTGCAAAAAACCGGCTTTACTGATTACCAAGCGGGTGACAAGGTTAACCTAGAGAAAGCAATGTTACCGACTACACGTTTTGGTGGGCATATTGTTTCTGGTCACGTCGACGGTGTTGGTGAAATCGTAGAGCGCAACATGGTTGGCCGTGCTATCGAGTTTTGGGTTTCAATGCCTGAAGAGATTGCCAAATATGTTGCCGAAAAAGGCTCGATTACAGTTGATGGTATTAGCCTAACAGTCAACGATCTGCGTAAGAACGCGTTTAAGCTGACCATCGTTCCTCATACCGGTGAAGAGACCACTATTGCTGACTTTCACGTTGGCCGTAAAGTCAATTTAGAAGTCGATGTACTGGCGCGTTATATGGAGCGCTTATTGACTTCTCAACGCGAGCAGCAGTCTGAATCGCGCATTACGATGGACTTTTTGCAGCAGAACGGTTTTGC